CCGCGCCGACCTTTCCCCCAGTTCTCGAGTACCGGGTTCACCGGGTTTACTCTGACACCGCTGACTCCTCTGGAACGCCCCCCAACAGCCACGCACCCCGTTTCAGCCAATCAACGTGCGATCACGTACTGATCACGCGCTGCCTGCTTTTCCATTGGTCCATTCCTGCTACACCTTTGTTTTTGATTGGTAACATGTTACCACCCGCCAGAGTGATCtgaattttgtttctgtttttttttctttcttttgttttttttccgcTTCTGATTCATTCAGCTGAGGTTGAACCTTGCTGTAAAAAGTGGTTAGGCTTATGTGCAGAGTCTTCGTATCACAGCTGTCTTCCCGTTGGTTTTCATAGACGTACACACATGCTGAATTTTGCTTCTGACTCCGGCCGGGTGAGTTGATTATATTGCTGAAGTGGTTTTATTGCTACTTTTAAGTTTTTGCGTATTGACCCACTAATGACATCCGCTTTTGCTGTAAGTTGCGAcccatgtaaaataatttaacgcTCATTGACGGAGAACAATTGACTTAGAACAGAGCAATGCTTATAATTTCTGTTTAGACACATAATAAAACATATCTGATCCTTTTGACACTTGGAACGTGCAACATTCTTTGTGTTACATTGCTTTAATTAAATTAAGGCATGACGAACAGTTTGCCGCAATCATTGTTGTGCATTTAACCTCCTGCATTAAGCTGCAGTGCTACTTTACGTTCAAACTGTtgtcatatattttttattcgcTAGCGACCTTATTTGAACCCTGAACATACTCGAGTTTGAACATTTTTCTCctatttcatttttgtattaaattgtcagttattttagaatgcattgtttgtttgtgttattaTAACAACGTTTTGCATTGTTTCTAAACCGCTTTGTATATCACAAGGGCTCCTTTATGCCGACAAGAGTAAGAGTAACCTTAATGCAATATGTCTTGATATGTTTGATGATACTTTTTTGTATGGCATACTCACATGGCGCTTTGGTTGGGTGCACGTCACTCTTAAATCTATATTTGGCAATGGGAGGTTCCCAGCAGCTCATAGTTAACGCTGTGCAGGCTCTGGGTGTGTGTAGTCGATGAGCTCTGGGCAACATTTTTTTGCTTATGAATGGCAAAAGCTATATACAGCAGGCAATTACATTGAGCACATTTCATTATAATAGTATTGTCAATTCAAATTCAGTGTTATTGCAGTTCAGCAACCTGCCCACTCTgtcattaaaatgataaatgtactttttttccaATCTGTAGTCCAGTCTCGTGGACATCTGTGAAGTGATGATGGAGAGAAACAGGCATGACAGTGAGAAGTCTTGCTCCTCCACTCTGGAATACAACGACCTGGAGGCTGCAGAGGCTTTGGTGTGCATGAGCTCCTGGATCCAGAGGACGCCCAAGCCTCGCCCACTGACGCCCACCTCAGACTCCTGCGATTCTCTCCCATTGCAGTTAGAACTCAATGAGTCCCCTAAAGACCTAGTCTCCCTCTCATCACTGGTGAGTgactctttaaaaaaattaaaagaaagaaaatgaacgGTGTTCTAGTTCTTAGTGagcattataaatattatttctaaAAAAGGTTTGGGGATTCTGCAGAAGAGAAAGCTGTTATGGCCTAAATAATTTTGAAAGAGAAAGTGTAGTGTTGTTAAATGCAGGAATACACTACATTACATTTAAGATCaattttaaaacactaggcaCCATACACCTGGCAACTTTGAAAATGTAGCAGATAAAAATTGGACATCATATACTACCAGACTATCAAGTCATTACGAACACAACAGACCTTACACAGAAACTAGGAGACGcattacaaatgaaaacaatatttgttttaaaattggcACAAAAATATGTTTGATATTATTTGACTGGATGGACTCATAGTCTTAGTTTGTGCCCATCACACATTATTAGATTTTCTGTGAAATTGGTCAACTCTGATTGGCCTTTGCCAAATAGCACCAACTCGTCCAGACTTAAAATTGGGCCAAAAATATGGGTACTAGTTGTGTAGTAACCTCCAGCCTTAAAGACGATTCCCAATGCTCAATGCAAATCTCTTCTCTCCAACAGTGCATGACCCCTCCCCATAGCCCAAGCTTTGCAGAAACTTCAGGCACAACGGTTCTGAGTACCTCAGTGGCCTGCTCAGGTCTCAAACCACATCCCAGACTATGCTCAGCCTTGACCAACAGGGCTGCATGTCACGTCAACTTGCATCCCAGCACCACAGTCCTGCTCAACCCATCTCTACCAACAGAACAGCCCTCACTCCGCAGAGCCACCAGCGTTATACGGCACACCGCTGACAGATCAGTGGACCACAACATTCCATCTCTGACCACAGGGCAGGAGAAGCCATGGTCCTCAGAAATCCCTCTACAGCACACAGAGCCAGTTGCCAACCTCCCAACAGAACTGCAAAGCTGCAGTAgcccatgtgacactgaagaaatgaaaagaacttCCCCTTTTCCTCAATCCACGGGCACTGCTATCCCAACATCACAGCCCGCCATTCCCCAGACGCCCATATCCAGCCCGCCAGTGCTCTGTCAGGTGTTTCCTGTTAACGGGCAGACTGGAATCATCTCCGCATTTGTTCAGACTCCAGTTCAGATGCAGGCCTTGGGAACGAAGCCCATTCTTCCACATTCTCAACCTCTTCTGGTGGGCTCACCTGTGGCTCAGGGCACTGTGATGTTCGTCGTTCCGCAGTCTCAGGTATCCCAATCCTCCACCTGCCAACAGAGCATTGTTACACTTGGGAACACGAAGCTCTTGCCCTTGGCACCCGCTCCAGTCTATGTGCCCTCAGGTCAGAGCAGTGGAGTGACACAATCTGACTTCTCGCGCAGGCGGAACTATGTCTGCAACTTCCAAGGATGCAAGAAGACTTACTTCAAAAGTTCCCACTTGAAGGCTCATTTGAGAACCCATACAGGTTTGTATCTATCTGGCAGACAATATGTTTTTGTTCTAATAGGTTGCATCCATAAAACATGTGTCTTGATAATCTTCCTCTGTATCTCAGGTGAGAAGCCTTTCAGTTGCCATTGGGAAGGGTGTGACAAAAAATTTGCCCGTTCAGATGAACTCTCCAGGCATCGTCGGACACACACAGGTGAAAAGAAATTCGTCTGTCCTGTTTGTGAGCGTCGGTTCATGCGAAGCGACCACCTGACCAAGCATGCAAGACGTCATATGACAACCAAGAGGTCCACAGCGTGGCCTAACGAAGTTCTAGACATCAACAAGATGGCCACTTCCCAAGCACCATCTTCCATACCACTTAGTGTGCTTCTACCTGCATTAAACTAGGTCGAGGCTTGGACCACTCACCTCAGGACAATATCCAACTGACCATTTAACAGTGGAAATACAAGAGAACCAAGGCTGCTACACATCCATGTACATAAAACAACATGACATTGcactggatttttattttaatcatggtTGTTTATAAGGAATTCTTGTTTACTTTTATATAAGTTATGTCTCCCGATGTGTATTTACTCCCTTTGCCAAAGTCTTTACATCAGTTCATCTGTTACTTACTATTTACTGTTGTATAGTTGTATatgaatatcactatatatatatatatatatatatatatatgaatgtaatgTGTATTCAAATTTGCATTTAGTGTTGATGTATGAATAAATGTTATTGATTTTACTTCTGTTAAATGGACAGTATTCCTGTATGCGATACTACCTGCAGTATtccatattatttaataataaacatttgtagTAAGAATATAGATTTTGCTTTATTAGTTAcctcaaggttttttttgtttgagtttgagacctcagtcttttattttttttaattaagcattTAAAGCCATTACACACTGGCTggaattaaaataacaataacactTAAGAAACGCATTAAACCTAGAAATTacacaacaaaaaacataacacataacaaGCTGACAAGCGTTAGACAACGTGTAAAACGTctaaaaggaaaacaaaagaatCATTACATAGCCATGAAGTGGTGTGACGACACAGTTACACAACACCAGCTCAACATCAATTCTCAACCCTGTCACCCCACAGTACCCAGTAACAAACCTCGTCCAATCACATTGCTCCATTGTGGAACGGTTAGGAGGCGCGACCAATCCATAAATATGGCAACAGCAGCTTGACTGACAAGCCTTGGTCTCCGCCCATTTGCCTTACTGACCGATATTTCCCAacgaaaaaagaaacacaaagaaaaacaaaatacattgtttcTGCACTGAAAGTTAATGTAAAACacagtttttctattttaatgatgATTATCTAAACCCTAAAGTTAGATGTAAGAAAAATGGGGAAACTCGATGACGGCCACGTGAACTGTCTTTTTTATCTTGTGGATAACCAGTTTTATGCCATTTTCGCATTTGACCAGTAGTTTGTCATATATGAGGATGATAACCTTTTAACAACTTTTCGCAAATGCAGACGATTCATTTTAAATCTATCGCAAACGGCATATGTTATTAAAGGTTAGGTGCGTCCCCTGCTGGTTTCTTTAGCAATATatgcagttttgttttatttccatCTATGATTTTCACCAATGGGTTGAGCGTACTATGGCATCTGGTTATTTCATAGTAgctctttatctttatctttatctttattttaggTTGGAATATTTTGTTCTGTATAAAAATTCAGTCAAAAAAAACATAGCACAAACTATTACAttcataactaaataaataatgtcatctaagagtaaaataaaatattgtgaagAAGAAGACATTTATGCAACTTCTCAACATAAATGTTTCGCGTTTATGTGATTATTGTCATCCTGCCACTAGGGGCAGTATTTCAAAAGCATGCTGTATTTATCCCAGGTAGTGACCTCTTGGGCgtttttattgttctttgtcGACTCCCGCGTcctgaaaatgtttttgttatgaAACTAAAAACGGatttcaatgtttttgcaaaataCTTTTTTGACACAAGTTGGGTTATTGTTTTCAACGTAGATTTTGAAATGAATCTCAAAGCTCGTAGGATCCGTGTTTTGGTTGGGTTGTTGTGAGCAACTGGCTTAAGCTAGCAGCTGATGGTTTGTTGTGGTGTAAAGTTTAATCACCAATAAAATACATATGCTTAGAATTTCTCTTTTTAAACGCCTCTAGTACGTTGGCGTGTTATATTTGTTAACGATGCCCAACATGATCTTTGTGTTTATGGACGAGAGAAACAAGAagaagaattaataataattttctgcCACACCAATAGGATGCCTTTATGAAGGTAGTAAATACAAAGATCTggtgtttatttttgtgttaaccattaaaaattaatatttccgCTATGTTATGATTGTTTACGCAAATCTGGCGCCAAACCATTGCTTCCCCTTCTGGAGGGTTTGTTGGGCTTGGATTTCTGGCTACGAAGttgtaaaagaaaatatatatttttgaaaattagtTTTTCCCAAACAGCAGTGTCttaatatttattgtgttatgtGGCATCTGTAACGTTATGTGACTGATAACCTCAGGAGTCGGTCTCGACTGGAGTGGTTTAATTGGCACTACGTGTCATTTTCATTAACCTTATTCTGTTCAAAGGGAATTTCAAAAGATGCCAACTtattaatgtaaagtgtgaacagaaatattattactaatCGTATTACTAATACTATCTGTAAATGTAAGGGTTTCTTGTGTGGGCTGTTATTTTgaacacatattttacacactttagtatattgtaaatgtaaaaaaaattaattatatatagctTTTGTTCCATATTGGCGCCTTTTTAAACCTGTTTGTGTAATTGAACGTTCGGTTTTGTAACACTCACTTCGCATCCCCCAACGCGTTTGAATTTCCCGCTAGGCGTAGCTCTCACGTGAGGTCTTGGAGAATTCTGATTGGTCCATCTGATGAAAGAATTAAAAGGACCAAACAAAGCAGTAAAGTTTGCCCTTTTCCTATTGGCTGACATTGAGCGCCAAGAATCGAATATAAAAGAACACCCGGCATTCATACTTCGTTTTCTTTCCTTCAGCTGGACTGTGGATCTTCAATGTTCTACTTTTAATCTTATTTATTTGTAGCTTACTTTgttttagaagtttttttttttattatccttattttctgttttatctaACACTATAAGCTTTGCAATGTCGTCAACTCGCTCTCCACTGAAAACCAAGAATGAAAACGCCGTTTTTGCAAAAATGACTAACATGTCCTTGGTGGACAAAGAAAACAcggtaagttttttttaatatttttttttagttaacgtAACGTTATATTTACAACGTGCTATCACTATTATAACGTGTCGTAAGATGCTTTATATTTTAGGCGTCTTGATAagtaaaataaattttgataGAAACATTATATTTGCTCAACTAAAAAGCCAAATGTTAAACCGTTAATCATGCTGTAACGTTATATCCTAAATGGGTCATTTGTTTTGTCCCCAGCCACCCAGTCTGAGCTCCACCAGAATCCTGGCGTCCAAAACGGCGCGCAAAATCTTTGACGATTCAGAGGTAAGCTCACTTTAACTGCATTCCTGCACGTTTTCCAAGACTTACAACTTCAAAGCATGTAATCTATACAATTTTTGATTGATGTTAGTGATTTCTCAAGTGATGTCTTTAAAGTGGTAGATGAATGTTGGCAGAATCAGAGCGCGCCAAATTGGGCTGATCAATCCAAACTGTCCTTGCCTTTAAGAAGAGCAATAACTCTTAAGCAAATTGATCCTAGTGGATTCCATGACACATGGTCCCttacaattattttgttttgagACCGCTAACGTTAACTTATTGGGTAATATTTTGTTTAGTCGGGTCAGTATCTCGATCTGATGTAATGTTTACTACGCAGAACTGACGTGAAAGCTTGTCAAAATatgaaaactcattctgtatgacaATTGTTTGTTAAACGTTTGTGACCGTGTTTTAAACTTTTTGTTCGGTTAAACGGAGGAGCACTCTTGTTATACCCGCAAACTAGACCGGAAGTAGTTGCATCACTTTGACAGAAGAATGAAACGTAATCCCCCTCTTAGGGACCCACACAAAGCTACGTGTCTATTTCTGGTGTTTACGTTCAGTAATATGAAATGTTACAAATGGTTAACAAGGAAACAACCTTGGCGAATCTAGCCTTTTGAGCATATTGATCAAAATGGTAAATATTTAAGTGCTTAATACCACGTGGTTGACGTAaagtaaaaaacataaaatattttggtTTTCAGGTCTTTAAATATTTTGTGCCTAGTATTTTACCTTCTTGGTAATGGGATGATTTTGTTCCTCCCATTCACACCAGCACTTAAATGTTTACTTAAACTTAAGTTTGTCAAATCTAAAGTTTTACCTTTTTTAACTTAAGGATCAGACAAAAGCTAGGAAAGGAGCTGTGGAGGAGGAGCCTCTTCTGAAGGACAACCCCCACCGCTTTGTCATTTTTCCAATTCAGTACCATGACATCTGGCAGATGTACAAAAAGGCAGAGGCCTCCTTCTGGACTGCAGAGGAGGTAAGCTTCAAAATGTATTTGATACCGTAGATCAAATTCAAGTTTGTTGCATTCTTATCGTTCTTAAATATTGCATCAAACACAACCTGAATGCTGCCGTCACACTAGCTTTGACTTTTTAGATTTCAGCATTTTGAAAGGTTTGCACTTTATTTTCTCCAAGGTTGACCTGTCCAAAGATCTTCAGCACTGGGATTCCCTGAAAGACGAGGAGAGATATTTCATCTCTCATGTCTTGGCTTTCTTTGCTGCAAGTGATGGCATTGTCAATGAGAACTTGGTGAGTTCAGAGGCAAACATGTGCACACATGTATGTAAAGGGTAAACTCTCTTGTAATTCTGCTTGTCTTCTGTGATGCTCTAGGTGGAGCGATTTACTCAGGAGGTCCAAGTGACTGAAGCCCGTTGCTTCTACGGTTTCCAGATTGCCATGGAAAACATACACTCTGAAATGTACAGTCTGTTGATTGACACCTATATCAAAGATCCCAAAGAGAGGTGAGCTATTGGGCGTTATGTTGGAGGTATTTGGGGCAATGATGAGTGGCGCAGGGGTACGGACCTCAGCTGATAATGGGAGCTGAGTGGTGACTGCTCAAGATCAGTGGACATGTGGTCAGCTGGTTGTAGGGCGTCAGCATGAAACTATCGCCTTAACTGAGCTCCATAAACATGCTTGTCTAATTATGATCTGCACTTTCATCATTAGCAgactaatgtgtttttatttgtcttgTAGAGATTTTCTTTTCAATGCCATTGAGACAATGCCTTGTGTAAAGAAGAAGGCTGACTGGGCGCTCAACTGGATTGGtgacaaaaatgcacaatacGGTATGTTGTACTTAATATACCattaatggttattttaaatggcTTGAGCTAATTGGAGTCTTTTGTTTTCAGGGGAGAGAGTGGTTGCTTTTGCTGCTGTGGAAGGAATCTTCTTTTCTGGGTCTTTTGCTTCTATTTTCTGGCTAAAGAAGAGAGGACTCATGCCTGGACTCACCTTCTCCAATGAACTTATCAGCAGAGATGAGGTAACCAATTTGAGACTCTCCCTAACACTGGTATGGATGCTTTTGGAAGTGTAGTTTTAAGCTGAAGATGTGGTCTTAATGTTTATTCTCATACATACAGGGTCTTCATTGTGACTTTGCCTGCCTCATGTTCAAGCACTTGGTCAACAAACCTTCAGAAGAAACTGTAAAGAAAATAATTGTGAATGCAGTTGCAATTGAACAGGTTTGTGTGCTTTAACATCTTCTGTTTCAGGGTTTCAACTTTTTGGCAGAAGCTGTACGGTAACTTCAATTAAATGCACTGTTTTGGCAAGAAGAAAAATCTATTTTCTTTAACTACTTAGGAATTCCTGACCGATGCTCTGCCAGTAAAGCTTATTGGTATGAATTGTGACCTGATGAAGCAATACATTGAATTTGTGGCTGACAGACTTCTGCTTGAGCTGGGATTTGACAAGGTAGGTTTATTTGGCATAATTTTAAGCTTTACATCTCTGCTCATGATGACCATATAGTCTTTGTGATTGACGTTGGATCAGTAGCTTTGTGtcttcaacctttttttttttttttttttttgttactgctTTTCTAGGTTTATAAAGTGGAAAATCCTTTTGACTTCATGGAGAACATTTCCTTGGAGGGCAAGACCAACTTCTTTGAGAAGAGAGTTGGCGAGTACCAGCGGATGGGAGTCATGTCCGGATCCACAGATAACACTTTCAGACTGGATGCTGATTTTTAGGGACTCAATCAGCGTGCCTGAATGGACACTTAAACGCTTTGGACTCAGGGGTTTTAACCTCACTAATTTCTAGGTTGTttacatgagttttttttttaaatataaatacttttgCTTCTTTTCAAAGATCTGATATTGAAgtgctttttgttttaaatgataataaaaagaacCAATCTACTTGCTGCTTTTGGGCATGGTGAAGACCAGGAATAGTTATGCACTTGTCTACAACTCTTATTTTAAAGGAACGTGCATCTGTCCACTGCAAATAgtgcccccttttttttttttttttttgtatataaatggTAGACTTTAGTAATTGGTGCTTAAGTTGTTACCTTCCACTTAGTATTGTGCTCATTtagtatcatttttttattaagtgcTTTAACTTTTCAACAGTTCCATTGAGTAGGAGTGTAATAAAACCTTCcaggtaaaaaaaagttttttttttgtacataagtGTTATCAGCCTCATGCTTTTCTGTTTGAGTTGATTTGTGCTGCTGTAAAACTGATGTCATGAACTGCACAGTGACACAAAGGTATAGGATCCATCGGAGTCTTTCAGAGCTGATATGAGTGTGTGAATCTGAACAGTGATTGACTCTGGGACATATACGTGTAAGGATCATTTATATGGGGTTTTCTCATTAGCATGCCTGTAAGCAGTCCATTCTAAAAGAGTCCTTTATTGACAACAGCTGCATTAGCTGATACATTGACGCACAGTAGATCTGAAACAACCCAGTGTTACAACAGATAGAATAAGCCACACTTGTATATAGAAACAAATACACCAAAGTGATGCATTTGTTTTATATGAAAGCCCTGTCTTGAGTGTTTCTCACAAAAAGATTTCACTGCTGTCTTCTGTCTTTCCccgcaaaaaaaacatttgtttgcaattttttcttcctaatttttacattgaagttattataatttatagatttctttttttttttacacatttctttgCCAAATGTTTTTGCATTTACTACCACCGCTATTTATTTATGGTAACAatttttaaggtccaattctcactaataactagcATGTATATTACTAGCATACTGTGGTTTGTTAGTACTTATActgtaaagcacatattaatgctttattttgcATAACCATCCCTTAGATCCCTTGACCCTACCCAATACTCAAGGTTAACAAGTACCTTACTAGCtattaataatcagcaaattaggtgtttattgaggcaaaaatcATGGTTAAAAGTTAATAGTGAAAGTTGGACCATATCAGAACATTAACTCCGCTTTTATGTACTCACATTTGATAAAGAAAgtgaattttaactttaaattgtgTTTCAGACATTCTCCTTTATTAAAAGCCCTGTGAACCACTGTGAATGCCATCAGCGCAGCATTTCATCCAGCATATCACTCTGATATGGCCCAGCATGGTCATGTCACAAAAATCATTGTTCACAATATAATGTATGTTAAAAAGCATTTGGGCCCAGAGTTGCCACTCTCCAATTGGGGGTCTACTAGTAAGCGCAGCTGTCTGAAACAGGCAAATCTTGTGTCCCCTCCATGCCCTTTAAAGGAGACAGGACCCTGTCAAAGTGCCTGTGTTGCTTGCTTTGTTTGACCACTGGACCTCCCACACAGCAGCGCTAAAAGATCACAACTCGGTAAATTTCACAGCAGAATTACAACTGTTACTGTCCATTAATAGTGCAACTGGGACACTAATTCCTTCGTTTA
The genomic region above belongs to Carassius carassius chromosome 18, fCarCar2.1, whole genome shotgun sequence and contains:
- the LOC132092392 gene encoding Krueppel-like factor 11, producing the protein MLNFASDSGRSSLVDICEVMMERNRHDSEKSCSSTLEYNDLEAAEALVCMSSWIQRTPKPRPLTPTSDSCDSLPLQLELNESPKDLVSLSSLCMTPPHSPSFAETSGTTVLSTSVACSGLKPHPRLCSALTNRAACHVNLHPSTTVLLNPSLPTEQPSLRRATSVIRHTADRSVDHNIPSLTTGQEKPWSSEIPLQHTEPVANLPTELQSCSSPCDTEEMKRTSPFPQSTGTAIPTSQPAIPQTPISSPPVLCQVFPVNGQTGIISAFVQTPVQMQALGTKPILPHSQPLLVGSPVAQGTVMFVVPQSQVSQSSTCQQSIVTLGNTKLLPLAPAPVYVPSGQSSGVTQSDFSRRRNYVCNFQGCKKTYFKSSHLKAHLRTHTGEKPFSCHWEGCDKKFARSDELSRHRRTHTGEKKFVCPVCERRFMRSDHLTKHARRHMTTKRSTAWPNEVLDINKMATSQAPSSIPLSVLLPALN
- the LOC132092393 gene encoding ribonucleoside-diphosphate reductase subunit M2-like, with the translated sequence MSSTRSPLKTKNENAVFAKMTNMSLVDKENTPPSLSSTRILASKTARKIFDDSEDQTKARKGAVEEEPLLKDNPHRFVIFPIQYHDIWQMYKKAEASFWTAEEVDLSKDLQHWDSLKDEERYFISHVLAFFAASDGIVNENLVERFTQEVQVTEARCFYGFQIAMENIHSEMYSLLIDTYIKDPKERDFLFNAIETMPCVKKKADWALNWIGDKNAQYGERVVAFAAVEGIFFSGSFASIFWLKKRGLMPGLTFSNELISRDEGLHCDFACLMFKHLVNKPSEETVKKIIVNAVAIEQEFLTDALPVKLIGMNCDLMKQYIEFVADRLLLELGFDKVYKVENPFDFMENISLEGKTNFFEKRVGEYQRMGVMSGSTDNTFRLDADF